The DNA region ctctaggccctaccttctgCTCAAACCTCAAAACCACgcttccaactagaccgatccaaACCAACAACCCGACACCGGACAACATGTTTAAGATAATAAAATAtgggtgaaacaagtgatcctattccaattTTCCCTACAAGATATCTACCAACTCTAGGCACGACTAAGCATTTAGTTAAATGGTTTGCAACTAGCTACGTGTGTCAAGGGCATGGATATACAAAATCAAGggaggacattgcatgaaaataggaccaacaatgcaatagataaatatttAACATAAGCATAGATATCCTaagtgaaataactaaatttaagcaagttaagtaggtcaagggatcatgcttagctgcttgccttggttctcttcttattcaacaacacactcggctcccggctcggtctcaacgaactcggtgggctcaacgggtgcgtcctccggcgtctcggtcactaaaatgaatgaatgagatgtgtgcattaggatgatgctaATGATATAAAAAGAGTTGGTATGATATGAAATGGAAATGAAGTACCACAAGGAGGCACGCAAGCAAAATACACGAAGCTCGATCAATAATTCAAAATCTAAGCCCGAAGGCGAACTTGCTCACACAACATATAGCAAGAATAAATTATGGTTTTATTTCTGCACACAGGGGATCTCAAGAGGGAATCATGAGAGTTGAAATTGCATCAAGAGCGTatttgtggaattacttatgtTATTTATAACTTTCAGcagctaaactcaagttaaatcttaaaagatacTCAAAGCATATCTATAAATTCTCAAAGAATTACTGGAGACAGAGAACATGATAACAAAAGTAATAGaagtggttttaccattttatcaattttctatcaaaagtTATTCATTTTACAAGTTTGCAGGCAGCAAAACCAAAAATGCATTAAAACCCTATCAAACAGCCTAGGAACATTTACACAAGCTGCACCATGAGATAAAGCATTTTATCagaaatttaacaagatttaGTTTAGCATTTCTAAAGAATCACACAAAAAGTTTAACAATTAACTATGTTTAGCAAGAATAACCTATAACTCAAGGTACAGGACTCTAACATGTATAAAATTAATTTCTCTAAGTAGATCTATTACAGAGGagtcaaacaaaacaaatttcacaatttttggagatCCACAACAATTTCTATGCAATTTACAAGAATCAGCATGAAATGACACAACAAAACGGGGCGGCAACGCTAGATCCACCCGGGCCGGCACCCAacaggcgccgacaggtgggcccaggcggCCGGGCGCACGACCCAGGCGAAGTCAAGGACAGCCgtggccttgactcgccacgggCGCGGCCAGCGCACGCCCGCGGCGCGACACgcgcgcgaacgcgcgcgcgcggcgcgacgcggcggcggccagcgaACGGAGGAGCGGCAGGGGGACGAACGGGGGCGGGGCGCACGCGCACCAGCCGCGCGGCACGGCAAGGGTGCCCACCTGCGGCACGGGCGAGCGGGacggggcggcggtgcggcggagagcggcggcggcgggaggaggtgAGCGTCGGGGAGGAGCTGCGGAcggagggagaggcggcgggcggccggaATCAAacaaggaggaggagaaggaggtgtGGGCGCGGGCAATCGGGGCGAGGCtcaccgacggcggcggcggacggaagAGGAAGAGGCGGAAGCGCGCGGGTTTTGGGCCGAGAAAGGAGAAGGGGCGCGGTTCGAATGGGGAGGGAGGAAGGCGAGCTGGCGGCGCGCGGGATAAGCCCCGGGCGGGGCCGCGCTGGCCAACCGGCGGGCGCCGAAGCGACGCCCGCCGTGCGGCCGgccaacgggcgggcgcggaggcgcgggaggcgcggacggggaggctgacgcgcgggcccaggcgcgcaggagagggaggagaagctgacgggtggggccggGAGAGAAGGGAATAATCGAAAATGGAAGGCCAAAATTCAAAACTCTAACAAAAAacttcccgggctccaaaaatcaccaaatttttactgaAGCAATATCACACTACCAAGAATATAATGCAATAACAAACACTCAAAAATACGCCAAAACTTGCCCACAATAAATCATCCAAAActgcagttttcaaactttccaagaattttatggctcggcagagacATCCAAAAATTTAGGAAAAATATCTTAAAATCATCATTTGAAATCTAATATTTGAATAAAATCTTTGGGGGCACATTCACTTAGCAGAATTTGAACTTGCTTCACAACTTACACATAAATCACACAAGAAAATGGATGCTCATGAGGTAAttaagtgcatatgatgctccttgatgcttggatgatgctcatgatgatatCTTAAATTTTTATCTTGTGCTTTTACATTTCGGGTCGTGACAGTAACAGTCCATGCGACGCCTACCGTACGCCATTTCCGCTCTGCGAATAGCGCATGCTTGTCCCGTGGCAGACTTGCCGCCTGAACCGATGAGGTGGAGAAGCAGGGGTTCCATCGGTGGCGATCGAGGCAAGAGAGCTTCGGATCACGCATCTCGTCGGGCATCGTTCGCTGTGTTACTGGACTTCATCGTCCTCCAGCAGAATCGAAATCAGCATGCGGGAAACCCAACCATTCACAGACATGGTCGCTACAATTTCAGGCATCATTGTTCCAATTTTGGTTCTCCTTTTTCTGAGACAAAATTGCTCTTATTTTCCACACACACGCGTACAAGTCTTTCTTCATGGTGGCATGGCTGATCGTTCCGACATGGTGATCGTTCCGACACACAGAGCACACAAGAACACATGGTGGCACGGCTGCAACTCACGACACGCTACCAAGAAGACACGACAGGGACGACACAGATGCGCGAACACGCCAACGTACTTGGCCACGTAGGAGTACCATCTATCACGGCAGCTGACGAGGAGTCTGCGTGCGGCAGCGTGCTTCCTCGCCTCGCCGTCCCGTGAGAGCTCTCAGAAGGACACCTCCTCCCTGGCCGCCGGCTCCTCCCTCGCCTGCAGCGGGGCGGCGGCTCTGGCCTCCGTCTTGCAGCACTTGCTCCCGTGCCCGTCGTCCGCCACCTTGCGCGCGACGATGACGGAGTTGATCACCTCGTCGTCGGGGTGGTACACGGCGAGCACGTCGAACCCGCCGCGCCCGATGTCCTCGGGGTCCACGACGGGGTACAGGAACCCGCGCGCCCCGTGCGCGCTCCGCACCACGAGCGCCGCACCGGGGGCCATGTGCCGGCCAAGGTGCGCCACCACCCTCGCCTTATCCTCGGCCGCCACCCCCACGAGCGCGGCCAGGAACACCACGTCGTACTCCGCGAGCTCCTCCGTCAGGTCCGCGACGTCGGCCGTGCGGAACGACATGCGCGCGGACAGGCCCGCGTCGGCGCGCACCAGCTTCCTGGCGCGCTCGTTGGCGGCGGCGCACCGGTCGTAGTTGTCGAACAGCGCGCCGGGGAGGTGGCGCGCGGCGAGCACGAGCGAGCTGAAGGGCAGCGGGCCGGAGCCGACGAAGGCGACGCGGGCGGGGGCGATGCCGGGCACGTGGCGCGCCAGGAGGTCGTTCTCCAGGCGGCTCAGGTCGATGTAGTTGCGGTAGTAGGGGAAGCGGTGGAGGTGGTCGAGCGGGTTGTCGAAGGCGGCGAGCGCGTCTGCGTGGTGCGCCTCCAGCTGGCCCTCGGCGTCGGAGCAGAGGCGGATGAGCTCCTCCCGCATCTTCCGCGCGTCGGGGCCGAGCCGGGACACGTCCACGGGGCTCGTCGGGACGCAGGCCGCGACGAGGGCGGTGAAGAGCGCGTCGACGGCGGGCGACGGGCTCAGCGACGGCAGCTTGGCGATGGCGGCGTGCAGGCCCGAGATCTTCTCCACCAGGGCGGCCACCTCGTGGTTCTGGGCCTCCATGGCGGTCGGTCGGTCGCTTGCGATTTGCGGAGTTGGTGAGCTCGGGAGGCTAGCAGGTCGCGATGCGATGGAGGCGAAGAGCCGAAGGCGATCGAAATGGACTGAGCTGCTCGATGGGCTCTGGATGGCGCAGTCGATCGGCGTGCATAAAGACCTGGCGCCGGGACGCACGGCCGGCCGTTTGCATGCAGCGTGGCCGGTGGCAGGTGGGGAAGACGACGACGCTTCGTGTCGGTGGAGCTGCGAAGGCGAGCATGCTGCACGGCGTCCGCTGCCGGTGGCCTGTTTCGTGCTTCTATTTTGTATGCATGGTCCTACTGCTTGTTTTATTCTATTTTCGGGATACCAGCTTGATCGTTTCCAGAACGGGACAATTCGTATTAGTCAATGTCGCTCGTCAAATCTATCGATTGGTCAGGTAGCCGGATCAACTCTGTAATACTAAAAGAAAACAGGACTCAGGATGACCTCGGTTCGAAAATATTCATTCGCCCTCAAATAAAGAAAGGTGGGCCGAAGGAAGCTTGGATGCTAACTGGGCCGCGAAATCTGACCCGATCGCGGATTCGGATGGATGGGATGGGGGCCCTGTTGCCTGCCGGGCATGGCATGTGCTCTGCGCCTGCACCATCTCAAAAAGATTTCTGGCAAGCTGCAGTCGACAGCGACGCGTCACCTCTCTTCCTTGCTTGGCCGCTTCCGTCCCTTCCCTGGCTGCTTGCCCTTGACCGCTCAACACTCAGCGCCTGCGGACGACGACGATTGACGCGGTCAGCGAGTACTACAGTGCACGAGCGCTACTGCTAGCTACACCCCAGCTCAAATCGCAAGCCTGTACTTGGATCTTGGTAGGATCAAAATGCGCATCCTCCCCAAGCGTGCACGCATTCTGGAGCCATTGCCAATCTAAGATCTCTCACAGTTCGTCGACGCTGCTGGACCAAGAAAACCTAACCTACCGACTCGAATTTGCTGATGATCCTGCCTGTCCCTGTCCAGTTTTAACACAATGGCACAGAAACTTTCCCAGCGTCCCCACATTAATTTCGACAAACACGCTATCAACCAGTACAAGTTTACTCCTTACTTTCCCATACACCACCAGACAAAGCACGCGAGATTAGGATTATTGTTAGACAAATCGGGCATCTAATTGCTGCGGCCAAACATCCAACAGCAATTTGCACAACAGCTCATGCTTTTCCTTGTACCAGCTTCAAGCACCCACATCCATCAACGGCGCACAGAGCTGCTGCCCTAAATCTGAATTCTGCCCATTCCACCTTTCGGTGCGCCACTGACACTCATCAAAGGTGAAAAAAAAGGTgataagaaaaaaaaacacaGCCCATAACCACAAGGAGAAGTGAATCTACCATATAGGAAAAGGAGGTAGGCCACCATAAGGGCAACGCATCACCACCACATGCCATGCTTCTCTTCAGAAGCCTTCCTGGCAGTAACAAggaagaaaaaaagagagagaagaagctCAACAGAGAGAAACTACTACAAACCAGCACAAAACAACCTCATTGATCTAGGGCTACGAGAAAACTGATGCTTGCAGACGGTGCACTACACTCGAATGGTGGTTACGCTTTCGCAGTTACTGGCAGTTGGAGCTCCTCCCGGGGCCTCCATAGTAGAAGTAGGTGCCCCAGTCGCCATTGTTGCTGTTCTGCACGTCGTAGCAGTTGGACTGCTCAGTGAAGGTGCCCAGCCCCTTGGGGGCCTTGAGGTTGTTGGTGCTGTCCACCACCTGGATGTTCTTGAAGTAGCTCGCCTTGCTGAACCCTTCCTCCGGGAAGTGCCCGCTGCCCATCTGCGTTGATGTGTGCACGCCGTCAGGCTGCGAGTTCACCACCTCCCCGCCCCACTCGATCATCGACGCGCTGTCCGCCAGGTACGAGAAGAGGAACGATGGCCAGTAGCCCAGCACGTAGTCCTTGCCGAACTGCATCCACCAGTTGCCCTCCTTCGGGTCCTGCACAGATATAATGTGCACATATACGGAAGAGATTAATATAGCAGGCACACATTGGAAAAGTAATTTACCAGTGTAAAAAGACATCATTCACATTGACATAGCTAGGTTTCACCGTTTCAGTATCAGTGAATAGTAAAACTGTTGGGCATACACTAGGTGGATGCATTCATGTTCTTCTAGCACGCAAATCATGCACTCATTACCCATGCTCAATGGAAATGAACAACGCTGCACTTTCTATCTCACACTCAGAATACCACTAGCTTGTTGAGGTGAAAAGTTAGTAATGGTCGTTTCTTTTGAAAAATCAAAAGTTGAGTAATCATTAGCGATAAGAAAGA from Panicum hallii strain FIL2 chromosome 9, PHallii_v3.1, whole genome shotgun sequence includes:
- the LOC112876381 gene encoding nicotianamine synthase 2-like → MEAQNHEVAALVEKISGLHAAIAKLPSLSPSPAVDALFTALVAACVPTSPVDVSRLGPDARKMREELIRLCSDAEGQLEAHHADALAAFDNPLDHLHRFPYYRNYIDLSRLENDLLARHVPGIAPARVAFVGSGPLPFSSLVLAARHLPGALFDNYDRCAAANERARKLVRADAGLSARMSFRTADVADLTEELAEYDVVFLAALVGVAAEDKARVVAHLGRHMAPGAALVVRSAHGARGFLYPVVDPEDIGRGGFDVLAVYHPDDEVINSVIVARKVADDGHGSKCCKTEARAAAPLQAREEPAAREEVSF